The Pogona vitticeps strain Pit_001003342236 chromosome 3, PviZW2.1, whole genome shotgun sequence genome includes a window with the following:
- the ST3GAL5 gene encoding lactosylceramide alpha-2,3-sialyltransferase isoform X3 → MKMKRPSGFLKGTCKHVVLVVIGLCFIYMVKISFSSEECDMARIHYVNPEHAKRAQKYAEQILQAPCRPSFTKKEMSRLFLDKYNMNASPFIRKDVNTQQDVFKYEPPFGFNKFSEKLQELLERLPEYDLPEDLQSKPCRRCIVIGSGGVLRGLELGYALNQFDIVIRLNNAPVQGYADDVGNKTTIRMTYPEGAPLSQHEYYPNGLFVAVLFKSVDFGWIQAMVKNETLPLWMRLFFWKQVAEKIPVMPKQFRILNPIIIKETALDILEYPEPRPKFWGWDKNVPTIGVTAVVLATHLCDEVSLAGFGYNLNQPNTPLHYYDNLCMAAMNGQTMHNVTTETKFLQKLIKQGVVRDLSGGIHCDFCSKTSL, encoded by the exons ATGAAGATGAAAAGGCCAAGTGGGTTCTTAAAAGGTACCTGCAA ACATGTTGTCCTAGTTGTGATTGGCCTTTGCTTCATTTACATGGTCAAGATAAGCTTCAGTTCTGAGGAATGTGACATGGCAAGAATTCATTATGTAAATCCAGAACATGCAAAG AGAGCGCAGAAGTATGCTGAACAGATTCTGCAAGCCCCATGTCGACCATCTTTTACGAAGAAAGAGATGAGCAGGTTATTTTTAGACAAGTACAATATGAATGCATCTCCTTTTATAAGAAAAGACGTAAATACACAACAGGATGTTTTCAAATATGAGCCACCCTTTGGATTTAACAAGTTTTCAGAAAAACTTCAGGAACTGTTGGAACGTCTACCTGAGTATGATCTACCGGAAGACTTGCAGTCAAAACCGTGCAGGCGTTGCATTGTTATTGGGAGTGGCGGGGTGCTTCGTGGGCTGGAGTTGGGCTATGCCCTGAATCAATTTGATATTGTTATAAG ATTAAATAATGCTCCTGTTCAgggatatgcagatgatgttgGTAATAAAACTACCATAAGGATGACCTATCCAGAAGGTGCCCCTTTATCTCAACATGAATATTATCCAAATGgtttatttgttgctgttttatttaaaagtgttgaTTTTGGTTGGATTCAAGCAATGGTGAAAAATGAAACACTG CCACTCTGGATGCGATTGTTTTTTTGGAAGCAGGTGGCTGAGAAGATACCTGTGATGCCGAAACAGTTTCGCATCTTGAACCCAATAATCATTAAAGAGACTGCTTTGGATATTCTGGAGTATCCTGAACCTCGACCAAAGTTCTGGGGATGGGATAag AACGTGCCTACAATTGGAGTGACCGCAGTTGTTCTGGCTACACATTTATGTGATGAAGTGAGTTTAGCTGGGTTTGGATATAACCTTAATCAACCAAACACACCACTGCATTATTATGACAATCTTTGCATGGCTGCAATGAATGGACAAACAATGCACAATGTGACTACAGAAACAAAGTTTCTTCAGAAGCTGATAAAGCAGGGTGTCGTGAGAGACCTCAGTGGGGGAATACATTGCGACTTCTGCAGTAAAACAAGCTTATGA
- the ST3GAL5 gene encoding lactosylceramide alpha-2,3-sialyltransferase isoform X1, producing MLSEDNAVHLKKEFSSSLPCSKSVVHEDEKAKWVLKRHVVLVVIGLCFIYMVKISFSSEECDMARIHYVNPEHAKRAQKYAEQILQAPCRPSFTKKEMSRLFLDKYNMNASPFIRKDVNTQQDVFKYEPPFGFNKFSEKLQELLERLPEYDLPEDLQSKPCRRCIVIGSGGVLRGLELGYALNQFDIVIRLNNAPVQGYADDVGNKTTIRMTYPEGAPLSQHEYYPNGLFVAVLFKSVDFGWIQAMVKNETLPLWMRLFFWKQVAEKIPVMPKQFRILNPIIIKETALDILEYPEPRPKFWGWDKNVPTIGVTAVVLATHLCDEVSLAGFGYNLNQPNTPLHYYDNLCMAAMNGQTMHNVTTETKFLQKLIKQGVVRDLSGGIHCDFCSKTSL from the exons ATGCTGAGTGAAGATAACGCTGTTCATCTGAAAAAGGagttttcttcttctctaccaTGCTCAAAGTCAGTTGTGCATGAAGATGAAAAGGCCAAGTGGGTTCTTAAAAG ACATGTTGTCCTAGTTGTGATTGGCCTTTGCTTCATTTACATGGTCAAGATAAGCTTCAGTTCTGAGGAATGTGACATGGCAAGAATTCATTATGTAAATCCAGAACATGCAAAG AGAGCGCAGAAGTATGCTGAACAGATTCTGCAAGCCCCATGTCGACCATCTTTTACGAAGAAAGAGATGAGCAGGTTATTTTTAGACAAGTACAATATGAATGCATCTCCTTTTATAAGAAAAGACGTAAATACACAACAGGATGTTTTCAAATATGAGCCACCCTTTGGATTTAACAAGTTTTCAGAAAAACTTCAGGAACTGTTGGAACGTCTACCTGAGTATGATCTACCGGAAGACTTGCAGTCAAAACCGTGCAGGCGTTGCATTGTTATTGGGAGTGGCGGGGTGCTTCGTGGGCTGGAGTTGGGCTATGCCCTGAATCAATTTGATATTGTTATAAG ATTAAATAATGCTCCTGTTCAgggatatgcagatgatgttgGTAATAAAACTACCATAAGGATGACCTATCCAGAAGGTGCCCCTTTATCTCAACATGAATATTATCCAAATGgtttatttgttgctgttttatttaaaagtgttgaTTTTGGTTGGATTCAAGCAATGGTGAAAAATGAAACACTG CCACTCTGGATGCGATTGTTTTTTTGGAAGCAGGTGGCTGAGAAGATACCTGTGATGCCGAAACAGTTTCGCATCTTGAACCCAATAATCATTAAAGAGACTGCTTTGGATATTCTGGAGTATCCTGAACCTCGACCAAAGTTCTGGGGATGGGATAag AACGTGCCTACAATTGGAGTGACCGCAGTTGTTCTGGCTACACATTTATGTGATGAAGTGAGTTTAGCTGGGTTTGGATATAACCTTAATCAACCAAACACACCACTGCATTATTATGACAATCTTTGCATGGCTGCAATGAATGGACAAACAATGCACAATGTGACTACAGAAACAAAGTTTCTTCAGAAGCTGATAAAGCAGGGTGTCGTGAGAGACCTCAGTGGGGGAATACATTGCGACTTCTGCAGTAAAACAAGCTTATGA